AAGGAGCTTTTTTACATTGAGAATGAAGTCACGAGTGTGCAAAGAACAAAGTGTGCTAAAACGAATCCAAAGACTTCAAATATCAAAGACTCAAAAGACACATGTATAATTTCCTCCTCTCAAAGGGAAAACGTATGGACACCATTTTACCTACGTATGCCTTAGCTAAAAATCCCAATCAAAAGAACATTAATCAAAAGACCAAAGGCATAAATTTTGTTGATGTTTTTTGCTTAAAATATGGAACATAATGTTTGTATGACCTATTATCTGTCTTCGATTCTCTATTAATGTTTAAGTTGGTGGAATTTTTGATACGTATTGCTTTAGAGATGATCTTTGGTCTTTGATTTGGAAGTGGAATATGTTGTTTAACACCTAAACATGATGTCCTCTCAATCTTAGGTCCTACAAATATCATAAGACCTCCATATACTCTTCCCCTCCATTCTTTTCTATTCTCCATAGTTTCTATTCGCTCACTTATAATTTGAGTTTATTTCTTAATAAATTTTACGCATGTACAATAATTCacatgaaaaaaaaggaaaaaaaatgaaaacatgGCGATTACATCATGATGATTCGTCCTTAGTCAAATTATGGAATCTCATGATGTACATTAATGAAGTCATCATAATTTTCATGCAAAAAATTCTAATTCCGCTTAACCTTTTTGAAACTTAGCTCTCAATCCAGAGGAGTCCAGGATAAACAAATGAATTTTTATGACTGTGATCCTTGCATTGCAAGATGTGTGGGAAAACAAGCTTGCTACATTGGGCAGGACAACTTTTAATAATCCTACTTGTATAGCTGCAATTCTGTTCTATATTTTAAATTTGGAAATGCTGCTACAAGTACAGCAACTGAGTGATATGAATGTTGATGTGAAAAACTATGAGAATATCATAAACAAGACAAAGAATGCTGTTGCAATAAGTCTTTGAGACATTACAGTTAAATATTATGATTCATACATTCGAACAAGTGCAAGCTCGTTCAGTCAGTTTGATCCAAGTAGAATTCAAGCCAAATGGATTAACCCAAACAATGGGTCATTTTGTTCCACCATGAGCCAACCCCATCACTATTAGTTTCATTCATGTTAGTTAACTACAACCAGATTCATTTTAGAACTTGTCAGCAAActtccattaaaaaaaaaaacagggaAAAAAAGGATTAATAGTCAGGTTTTCATCAAATTATGGATGTGTCACTGAAAAAGAATGTCACAATTGGAAGATTCACAGTTTCATTTGACAATATTTCCTGCTTCAAAACACTTTCACCTTTGATCACGTAAGAAAAAGATTCATCATCTTAAGGATGTAATTAAGTTATAAATTACACACAATGCATTGAAGAATAAAAAGGTCAATCTGTAACGACAGATTGACACCCAGAGACACACATTTTGCACATAGAGATGTTTTTAGGCAACAGTAAGATGTTAGCTAGTGCATGACTTGTCCACTTTGTTTATATTATTGTCCTGGAGGGCCTTCCATGCGGATATAATCATACATGATTCCTTGAAAAGGGCTTGCACTCTTGGTCTGAGTTAAATAGATTGTATTATCACCTTGAATAAGCCATGTACTTTGCACATCGATATTGAATAACCAATATAATCCATGAATTCCATGTCTTGCAATCGAGTTGTCTCTACCAATTAGCcttgttgtaaagtgaggaggatTTACTGTTGCATCATTAAAACGAACCTTGGCCAAATGATAGGTATAGTTAGAGCAACAAAAATATCAATTACTTATAATCGATAGAAAAGAAAGAGGCTTATGAATTACTTGTAATTCGGAAATTGTGGCAGAGGCAAGTGCTACTCTAAGTTTGTAAGCTCCGGTTTGATTGACATAGTCAACTTGGAACTTTATTTGCCATGTCGTTGCTTGATAGGAGTTCTCTCCGGTCTTCCTGCAAGATGGTAATAATCAAAAAACAACATAAGAAAATAGGATCTAAGAACTTAATCCTCTTTACAAATAACCCAATAAACAACTGTTTCAAATATTCATAATGCGGACCTGGATTCTTTAAGCTTAACAATATCAGGTGAGGTGTATATGcatatcatatatttttaattcCAATTCATTTTGTGAATTACATAAAAGAAATATCGAATAATGGAATAATACCAATATACTATTGCTGATAAAGGTGGATTAATCATATACTATAACTGCTAAGAATATCCTACGATCACCGAACATATACTATAATTGTTTAGGGGTTCTAAACCATGATTAATTACACTAAGGATTTTTCCAAAAATTAGTATATCCAAGCCAATGTCAAATAATCACTCAACACCGAAAAAGTTGATCCATAAATTTGTTaactaaaatatttcataaatatttgCATGTCAAGAAAATATTTCATAAGCCAATTACACACTATGCTATTTCATGAATGGATCTTAGAGGGAAAACTTAGTAACAAAATTCATCTAAGAGAAACTGAGATaagcaaaataagtttgatgaagTGAAACCTGGTAACATGAGCAAAAAACCAATCTATTTTGTAGTCATTCTCACCCACTGAATAAATAAGATCACTATCAGGATACAAGTCAGAATATCTCTCCCATAAACCATATTGTCTAAATCTGTAAACAAAAATTACAAGATTCAGTAAAATAATAAAGAGGGCAGAAAACAAAGTAACTAGAAACaggttttttctcttttattatcttataatcaataaaaaaatttctcttttattatcttataatcaataaaaaaagTTACAACTGGATAATGTTGGTAACATTTTTAAGATGAGAGAGGATAATGAAAAAAATAGCTAATTTGTATAACCTGTCAGGATGGTTAACATAGAGTTTGTTGACATAGATAGGATTAGGCTTTGGGATAAAAAACTCAGCTGCAGAACGATCGGGAATTCCTATTTCCCATAAAGTAGGACCATCTCTTGGAGGTTCATATACCAGGTCACCCAAATTGATTTTATTTCCTGATCAGATATTAATAAAATTGGTAAGTTCTATGAAGATTTTTATGTGTTTACCTAGATAAAAGCAACAAGTTATCAACCTGAAGTAATAGTCATTGCCACATCTAATCTGTAGTCCCCAATGAATCCAGGAACCCATGCATAAAGATTATAATCTCCTGTTCGAATATTTGTAACGGTGAAATTCCCTTTGTTATCGGCTCTAGTCCAAAATTGATATCCCTGTAACATCTTATTCCAAGTATATAAATTGAATTTATAACATATGAGATGCTTAAGTAtgaccataatatatatatatatatatatatatgtatatatatatatgtatgtatgtgtatacatacatacatacatatatacatacatacatatatacatatatatatatatatgtatatatatatacatatatacatacatatatgtatatacatatatatatatatataaatatacatatatatacatatatatacatatatatacatatatatattcatgcatgTGTTAACCTTGCATTCTCTTTGCCAGGACCCGGCTTCTCCCGGTAAAGCCAAACCAACAAAAGCAGCATCCCCAATTATGTCATCCTCATCTATGAATCTGAAAGAAAAATACGAAGTCTTGATTTTCCAACAAAACAAGTTTTTGGTTTTGAATACAATTTGATAACTAATTTTTGTTAATGAGGACACAATTTCACTTGCATAACATTATATGCAAATGACAGTATTGGACATTTAATGGACAAAATTATGTTATCCTTTCAGAAGCATCAAGTATGAAATGGATTGAAGAACTATATTTTATGTAAACAAACAAACATTAATTCAATCATATTTGCCATATTCAGTTAACCAATTCATATGTCAATCAATACATGGTAAATTAGAGAAGAAAACATACTTATCTCGAACCATTAATCTCCCACTAACAGAACCTCTTTGATCACATTTTTGGAAGTCCTCTGAAACTGGAAATTCATATGGCCAACTCTCCACTTCTGTTAGTGTCTAGCTTgatgaagaaaaaatgtgtaaacACAAGGAAATAAAGATAAACCTGCTATTATCATATTAGCATCTTGTCCTTCTGCTGGAGATCAACTTCTATATTCTTGTTATTGTTAATTCTAGACACTTCTATGTTTCGAAGGAGCATTCGATATCAATATACAAGTACCGTATGCTAGCGCGTTCAACTGAAGCTTAGCACTTGACTAGCTAAAATAAATTAGCTTGTTTGCATACAACAAAAAGTAGATGAACACAGTAAAATTGAGGCTTATTGTGACAACAAATACTTGCACCTGAAGTTTTGCATCGTCCCAAAGAATTTGTCGATCTGTACCATCCATAGTAGAATTGAGGTAGATGAACACAGGACCAAAGACTTTCTTCCAATATTCACCATTCCTGAATTTAGGCACAAGATCCTCCCCACTGTAGTGAGCACTCAAAAACATCTGAAATAAAGCAATGTGAAAATTAGTCATGCAACGAATATATAAAACAAAGGTCATTAGAAAGTCAGTGCACTTTGCTTAGCATCAGTTGAATTTGCCATTAACTATTCCATAACTAATTAAAAGCTTCACAAAAGTTATGTCTTAACAACAGAAaaatgtctttttcccagaaagagGAAAGGCAGAATTATAAGGAATAATTATCACCAATAAATATGACAATGACTGCTGATTTTATGCAAAAAAGAATAAATGATTTTTGTTGGAAGTAAAATAGAAATATTAGAATAAAGACACAAATAAGTATCACTTAGAATAaagaaatatatttaacaaaTTTGGGACGAAACTATATGGTTGAGATAAAAGTCGAAAAAGAAATGATAGTTGCCTCCGAAGTTGTAAATATCTGAGACAATCCTACAGGCTTAGGTTACCTTACAAATTTCCTCCATGCTTTCCCTTTGTGGAGGTCACCTTCCTCTTCTAAGGTACACAGATCGACTCAAGTGGTGAAGAGACAATCAGTCCTAGTCCCTCCATTGGGGGTAGCAAACGGATCGCATGGTGAGGAGGTGACCTTCGTGGTTGTAGACAACGTGGTGGAGCTTTCTGCAGCTACGTTAGACGTTAAGAAAGCTCTCCCTCCTTAGGCTTTATGTTATAGTCAATCGTTTCTAGGGGAGGTCTCTATCGTGGCAAGTCCTTAGGGACTCTGTAGTGAAATCATGGAAGAGCTTCTCACGCACTTTGGTCATAGTCATGTAGAATGGATTTTTCTTATTCCATTTTTAATCACAAGATAATATGGTTTTAGTTCTTACTTCAGGGCCGAGGTAAAATTTTTGTTGGTCTGGATTTAGCTTTTCTGATTTACCCTTTGGAAATTGGAACAAGGAATATCTCATTAGTGTTATatgttagaattaaacttgttcattgcatcaagagaaAGATTTATAAATAGTTTTTTTAGAGAAATATAAAAGATCCTTTATTTAATAACTTTATCCCTTCTTTCTATCAAGATCAATATTTagtatcagagcataggttaaaTTATGACATCTTCCTCAAGTATCATCCAACTCTAGATCCctgataaaataaaattatgatatatggtgcatccaaatgaaggttcttcaaggctcccaagatgtatgggagtttgtagaagatggatttatTGAACCAAGTCtagcagaagaaggagcaatgaatacagaaagaagaaaacaattcaaagaaagaaggaagaaggagaaaaaagctTTACTCACGAACTACTAAGGGTTTAATGATataatgttcgagatcatcgctccagtaaatacttcaaaggaggcttgggaaatacTTTCAAAAAGCATTTGGTAGtattgataaggtaaagaaacttcatctataagttttatgagccaggtttgaaaaattacaacaaagtacttctgaaactatttctgattatttttcaaaattcattTATATTATTCATCGAATGAGATGAAATGGTGAAtaaataagtgatcaaagaataatagaaaaaaatactaagatctctagatcaaaattttgattttattgctattgcaattgaagaatctaaagatttaaaaaaatgtctttagaagaacttatgggttctCTTCAAGTTTATGAACAAAgaattacaaaaagaggagaagataaAATTATGGAGCAAACACTATAAACtaagcttactcttgaaaataaaggtgaatcaaattctcaatgaggaagaggacgagaacaaagaggaagaggaggcagaaatcagaccaatcaaaAATCTCCAAACAATAAAGATGGTGGAGAAAATTCTAACTAAAGAGATTGAGGTTATGGCCGAGGACGTGGCCAAGGCCGTGGACGTGgtagaaactctaaaaggtctggAATACAATGTTATATTTGCAAAAGGTATgaacattactcttatgaatgttattataatccgtaaatttttttgaagaagaaaaaaataaaaatcaagttttgctaatgagttatgataatttgaaagaggatCAGTCTATTACATGATATCTAGATACAGAAGCCTCAAATCACATGTATGacatcaaagagctattttcagaaataaatataaattattccgGGAACATTATATTTGGTAATATGTCTCAAAGGCTAGTAAGAGGCAAAgataaaattctccttgaacttaataatagcaaagaattatgcatttcatatgtttattatgttcctaatatgaaaaataatattataaacttAGGACAATTGAAAAAGattatgatattgagatgaaagatattgtTCTCTCAATTTGtgataagaataaaatattaatatcacatgtgaaaatgacaAAGAATAGAGTGTTTTCTTTGCATTTAAATATTTTTGATCTATCAGATTATTTTAAAActaatattgaggatatttctataGTATGGTATCTTAGATATGCTCCCTTAAATTTTGAAGCTTTGAAACGTCTAGAGAAGTATATGGTGACAAGAATACAAAAAATTGATTGTCCAtcaaaattatgtgaagtatgtgtTACGCGTAAGTAGGAAATAAAGTCTTTCAAAGTTAGAAGAATAAAAAGAGCATGACATCGACTTGATCTAGTGCACTCAAATGTTTGTGGCCCGGTCAATCCAACATCACTTAGAGGAAGTATatattttcttaccttcactaatgatcatagtggcaaaacttgggtttacatgttaaaagaaaagaaagaagttttaaacaaattcaaagaatttaaggatttggttgaaagacaaagttgttgtaaaattaaatgtttaagaagagATAAGGGTGTTGAATATAtgtcaaatgaatttgaaagtttttatagaaataataaaattctacatcaatttaccatatcatATATACCTTAACAAAATGGTgtcttagaaagaaaaaataagactATCTTTAATATGGTtcgatgcatgttaaaggaaagaaaaattcctaaagaattttggggaGATGCTATTGCTTAtgtagtttatttgcttaatagaTTTGTGACAAAGtgaattggtaatgttacactAGAAGAAGCATGAAGCTTACCAAAATCAAGAGTTGATCATTTAAACATTTTTGGAAGTGTTacatttgccaagataccagaagaaaagagaacaaaattagaggataaaagtcagaaatacattttgctaggttatctaGAGAATTCCAGTGGCTACAAACTCTATAAttctatcacaaataaagttgtgatgtcaagagatattgagtttgatgaacaacatatttggaatttaaaaaatgatgaggagcataagaaagctatagcttcagaagatgatgatataatacaagcaccGAAGTAGCTTTACCgaaatcatcacctagatcaactaggtcacatgattcaagaagtccgattataagaaggacaagactgatttatgagctatatgatgtgactcgaaggattgatactaacaataaactttctttattttatctttttgcatgatatgatccattaaccttcaaAGAAGTTTATAGAGAAGAAAAATAACGATAAgttatgaatgaagagattcatgctATTAACAAAAATGATACATGAGAGCTTACTATACATCCAGAATACCACCAAGCTATtggtgttaagtggatcttcaaaataaaaagaattgTAAAATGAGAGATGGAGAAATATAAGGCCCAATTCGTTGCAAAGGGATACAAACAATAATATAGTATTGACTACgaagaaa
This genomic stretch from Musa acuminata AAA Group cultivar baxijiao chromosome BXJ3-9, Cavendish_Baxijiao_AAA, whole genome shotgun sequence harbors:
- the LOC135586708 gene encoding probable rhamnogalacturonate lyase B; this translates as MAPVGVSIQVRDDHVVIDNGILQLTLSNPEGLITGVSYNGVDNLLEVLNKEGNRGYWDLVWSEPQGSGIFDVIQGTHFEIIHEDENQVEVSFTRNWDPTLQGKLVPLNIDKRFIMLRGCSGFYTYAIYEHREGWPDFDLAETRVAFKLRKDKFRYMAIADNRQRFMPMPDDRMPNRSQKLAYPEAVLLTNPINPDQKGEVDDKYQYSCDNKDIKVHGWMSLEPPIGFWQITPSDEFRSGGPVKQNLTSHVGPTTLAMFLSAHYSGEDLVPKFRNGEYWKKVFGPVFIYLNSTMDGTDRQILWDDAKLQTLTEVESWPYEFPVSEDFQKCDQRGSVSGRLMVRDKFIDEDDIIGDAAFVGLALPGEAGSWQRECKGYQFWTRADNKGNFTVTNIRTGDYNLYAWVPGFIGDYRLDVAMTITSGNKINLGDLVYEPPRDGPTLWEIGIPDRSAAEFFIPKPNPIYVNKLYVNHPDRFRQYGLWERYSDLYPDSDLIYSVGENDYKIDWFFAHVTRKTGENSYQATTWQIKFQVDYVNQTGAYKLRVALASATISELQVRFNDATVNPPHFTTRLIGRDNSIARHGIHGLYWLFNIDVQSTWLIQGDNTIYLTQTKSASPFQGIMYDYIRMEGPPGQ